One window of the Chryseobacterium sp. CY350 genome contains the following:
- a CDS encoding DUF6705 family protein, translated as MKKHILLQLFMFLAIACKAQTYPLDSDYKIVPNYSYLKDISNALLPFVGDWKANYNGNEIVLKIDKVDHHLNNFDVKKYYQDVLFIRYIIKNSQGNVVESTMNFNITDSNIISDMTFSNENMVSFTYTGGQCTVGWGEINLQLTDTTHFIWNYQPESTAVTNKNCSNYPTGGIKINLPYESADLIFTKQ; from the coding sequence ATGAAAAAACATATATTGTTACAGTTATTTATGTTCTTAGCGATAGCTTGTAAAGCTCAAACTTATCCATTAGATAGTGATTATAAAATTGTTCCTAATTATTCCTACTTAAAAGATATTAGTAATGCACTTTTACCTTTTGTAGGGGATTGGAAAGCTAATTATAATGGTAACGAAATAGTTTTAAAAATTGATAAAGTAGATCATCATCTAAATAATTTTGATGTTAAAAAGTATTATCAAGATGTGTTGTTTATTCGTTATATTATTAAAAATTCGCAAGGCAATGTAGTTGAAAGCACAATGAATTTTAATATTACAGATTCTAATATTATTAGTGATATGACTTTTTCTAATGAAAATATGGTATCCTTTACATATACAGGAGGACAATGTACTGTAGGATGGGGTGAGATAAATTTGCAATTGACTGATACCACACATTTTATATGGAATTATCAACCTGAATCAACAGCTGTTACAAATAAAAACTGTTCAAATTATCCTACTGGTGGAATAAAAATAAACTTACCTTATGAAAGTGCAGATTTAATTTTTACTAAACAATAA
- a CDS encoding DUF6759 domain-containing protein, which translates to MKKIFLIIFLSIFSLGFSQKKKKGKAKVVAEKETVIIYTETEAETSNEPRIIAGFLKQNPGHQRSDFFKKKLMTIIMADNSAEAKPTIKPLSKSKIEKIVSNNELNKGKDVAINKSPERNVNFASVSSSSKKSEVSDKNKKTAAMLSHIFNDDPSDKEAYINIKNRSNCRLIVKISGKKYYNLDVPAKGQNFILIDKGEYVLTTMVCDAKYSSLKRISKDIEIQLDVAD; encoded by the coding sequence ATGAAAAAAATATTTCTAATCATATTCCTTTCTATTTTTAGTCTTGGTTTCTCACAGAAGAAGAAAAAAGGCAAAGCAAAAGTAGTCGCCGAAAAAGAAACTGTCATTATTTATACAGAAACAGAAGCCGAAACTTCCAATGAACCTAGAATTATTGCAGGATTTCTAAAGCAAAATCCCGGTCATCAAAGGTCAGATTTTTTTAAGAAGAAACTGATGACAATCATTATGGCAGACAATTCTGCTGAAGCAAAGCCTACGATTAAGCCCTTAAGTAAGAGCAAAATTGAAAAAATTGTAAGCAATAATGAACTGAATAAAGGTAAAGATGTTGCGATCAATAAATCCCCTGAGAGAAACGTAAATTTTGCAAGTGTAAGCAGCTCAAGTAAAAAATCTGAGGTAAGTGATAAAAATAAGAAAACTGCTGCAATGCTCAGTCATATTTTTAATGATGATCCCAGCGATAAGGAGGCTTATATCAATATTAAGAACAGATCAAACTGTAGACTGATCGTTAAAATTAGCGGAAAAAAATATTATAATTTAGATGTTCCTGCAAAAGGACAGAATTTCATCCTTATCGATAAAGGAGAATATGTTTTGACAACGATGGTATGCGACGCCAAATATTCTTCTTTAAAAAGAATAAGCAAGGATATTGAGATTCAGCTGGATGTAGCTGATTGA
- a CDS encoding T9SS type B sorting domain-containing protein, translated as MKRFLLSFVLVFATFSSLFAQRDTDHWIAPYFDSSSSGYNQALYFSTDSATPFEVKIYSNNIEIGSVTIALNDPKVFHIPTTIIPGNATSGNFIKVVDNADAFTVINKGIYTKGAKPYFLTMRMYIGSHGEILTSKGKSGIGKTFYAASAPITNTTATSYNFTTGIMATENNTVVTVTGFNPAVSFVNQPTTVPTPLTFTLNKGQSYILAGEANAAANATGFIGAKIVADKPISVTNGNANGYYATGPTGTDGSDLILDQSVPIDRLGKEFAMIRTLGAVGTDYNMEGGIIVATENNTEIFLNNNPTAVATLNEGQFYRILDSGYTLQGTLGHYNIYVRATKNVYLYQLVSGNSNARNNGGYNYIPPLNCFLPKKIEQIGKINEMPLTPASPPATTGTSGQPTSTFLLKLNIITEVGATVLVNGNPPTAAEGPYQLLGNTNWVTYAISGVTGNLTITSTKAVTAGVNGGYSSAGYGGYFAGFSSIPVISKQVGECVPGIILEVDDSYDTYQWYLGTTAITGATSNTYTPVAGGDYTVKVTMGTCPPVTTPIYKVFTCLTQTTQSVYICGTKVITPTFTNSTQSPLASTVTILTQPTHGTATINPATGVITYIPQPGYLGPDVIVYKFCGNAPEFVDCEQITLNLNLVPFVLTDRTIKACQYAGKGYFDLTTANVTDNTVPTTKKFYPTLADLNASTNQITNPTNYFSGAGSVFVRVTTSEGCVGTAKITLDFYPTPVVNEATLIVCFIENNETKGVFNLTSAVVTNETPVTKKYYPTFTDASNGTNEIMNPTLHISGDGFVYTRVFNSNGCYAIAKINLKVTPPKRSTILKDKVICIDDRTSLDAGPGYQSYEWNTGATTQSIQGIPVGEYWVILENAGCFIKQTVSVKKANDPVVTAIEISNSTATVTVEGGTAPYQYAVDTPTAWQNSNVFTNLTRGQHTFFVKDALDCTPISVEVTVPNLVNAITPNGDNVNDFVDYSELAYKGNLTFVIYDRYGNKLFTGDKSNNYKWDGRFAGKGILTGTYWYHINWTEPNAQKTPIKYTGWILVKNRE; from the coding sequence ATGAAAAGATTTCTACTAAGTTTTGTATTAGTTTTTGCGACGTTCAGTTCTCTTTTTGCTCAAAGAGACACCGATCATTGGATTGCTCCATATTTTGACAGTTCAAGCAGCGGATATAATCAAGCACTATACTTCTCAACAGATTCTGCTACTCCTTTCGAAGTAAAAATATACAGCAACAATATTGAGATCGGTAGTGTTACGATCGCCTTGAATGATCCAAAAGTATTTCATATTCCGACAACAATCATTCCTGGGAATGCAACTTCTGGTAATTTCATAAAAGTAGTCGACAATGCAGACGCATTTACAGTTATTAACAAAGGAATTTACACAAAAGGGGCAAAACCTTATTTTTTAACCATGAGAATGTATATTGGATCACATGGTGAAATCCTTACTTCCAAAGGAAAATCCGGGATTGGCAAAACTTTTTATGCAGCATCTGCGCCAATTACAAACACAACAGCTACAAGTTATAATTTCACGACAGGAATTATGGCAACAGAAAATAATACGGTAGTTACGGTAACGGGATTTAATCCGGCTGTCAGCTTTGTTAACCAACCTACAACAGTACCTACACCTCTTACTTTCACATTAAATAAAGGGCAATCTTATATATTAGCAGGTGAAGCTAATGCTGCTGCGAACGCAACAGGATTTATCGGTGCCAAAATAGTTGCCGACAAGCCCATTTCGGTTACAAACGGTAATGCCAATGGATATTATGCTACAGGTCCAACAGGAACAGATGGTTCAGATTTAATTCTTGATCAATCAGTTCCAATTGATCGTTTAGGAAAAGAATTTGCGATGATACGAACTTTGGGTGCTGTAGGAACAGACTACAACATGGAAGGAGGTATTATTGTTGCTACAGAAAATAATACTGAAATATTTCTTAATAACAACCCAACAGCTGTTGCTACTTTGAATGAAGGGCAATTTTACAGAATTTTAGATTCCGGTTATACTTTACAAGGAACTTTGGGACACTATAACATCTATGTAAGAGCCACTAAAAATGTATATCTTTATCAATTAGTTTCAGGCAACTCGAATGCAAGAAACAATGGCGGATACAATTACATACCACCCTTAAACTGTTTTTTACCTAAAAAAATTGAACAAATTGGTAAGATAAATGAGATGCCACTTACACCAGCATCGCCGCCAGCTACAACAGGAACATCTGGCCAACCGACCAGTACTTTTTTGTTAAAACTAAATATCATCACAGAAGTAGGAGCTACCGTTTTAGTGAATGGAAATCCTCCGACAGCTGCAGAAGGACCTTACCAATTGTTGGGTAATACAAACTGGGTAACTTACGCAATATCGGGAGTTACTGGTAATCTTACAATAACATCTACTAAAGCCGTGACGGCAGGAGTGAATGGAGGATATAGCTCAGCCGGATACGGTGGATATTTCGCAGGATTCTCTTCAATTCCGGTAATCTCAAAACAAGTAGGAGAATGTGTTCCGGGAATCATTCTGGAAGTAGACGACAGCTATGATACCTACCAATGGTATTTGGGCACAACCGCTATAACTGGCGCAACTTCGAACACTTACACGCCAGTTGCAGGTGGAGATTACACCGTTAAAGTAACTATGGGAACTTGCCCTCCGGTTACAACACCTATTTATAAAGTATTTACTTGTTTAACACAGACCACTCAGTCGGTTTATATCTGTGGAACCAAAGTTATCACGCCAACCTTTACAAACTCTACACAGTCACCGTTAGCAAGTACCGTTACCATTTTGACACAGCCTACTCACGGAACAGCCACGATAAACCCTGCAACAGGAGTGATCACTTACATTCCTCAGCCCGGATATTTGGGGCCAGATGTAATTGTTTATAAATTCTGTGGCAATGCTCCTGAGTTTGTAGATTGTGAACAGATTACTTTAAATTTAAATTTAGTTCCGTTTGTGTTAACCGACAGAACGATTAAGGCTTGTCAGTATGCAGGAAAAGGATATTTTGATCTTACTACTGCCAATGTTACAGATAACACAGTACCGACCACAAAAAAATTCTACCCTACCCTTGCCGATCTTAATGCAAGCACTAATCAGATTACCAATCCGACCAATTATTTCTCTGGAGCAGGATCGGTGTTTGTAAGAGTGACGACTTCCGAAGGTTGTGTAGGTACAGCTAAAATTACGCTGGACTTCTATCCTACCCCGGTTGTAAATGAAGCTACACTGATAGTATGTTTTATTGAAAATAATGAAACTAAAGGAGTATTTAATCTTACATCTGCGGTTGTTACCAATGAAACGCCTGTCACAAAAAAATATTATCCTACGTTTACAGATGCAAGCAACGGAACGAATGAAATAATGAATCCTACGCTTCATATCTCTGGAGATGGTTTCGTTTACACAAGAGTATTTAATTCTAACGGATGTTACGCCATTGCTAAGATCAATCTAAAAGTTACACCACCAAAAAGATCAACCATACTAAAAGATAAAGTAATCTGTATTGATGATAGAACGAGCTTAGATGCAGGACCAGGTTATCAGTCTTATGAGTGGAATACGGGAGCTACAACACAATCAATTCAAGGGATTCCTGTTGGAGAATACTGGGTAATTCTTGAAAATGCAGGATGTTTTATTAAACAAACCGTAAGCGTTAAAAAAGCAAACGACCCTGTAGTTACAGCAATTGAAATCTCAAACAGTACAGCTACCGTGACTGTAGAAGGTGGAACTGCACCTTATCAATATGCAGTTGATACACCTACAGCATGGCAGAATTCAAATGTATTCACCAATCTTACGAGAGGTCAACACACATTCTTTGTGAAAGATGCGCTAGACTGTACGCCGATTTCTGTGGAAGTTACAGTTCCTAATCTTGTCAACGCAATTACTCCGAATGGTGATAATGTAAACGACTTTGTAGATTACAGCGAACTGGCTTATAAAGGAAATCTTACATTCGTAATCTATGACAGATACGGAAACAAATTATTCACGGGTGATAAATCAAACAATTACAAGTGGGACGGCAGGTTTGCCGGTAAAGGAATATTGACAGGAACTTATTGGTATCATATAAACTGGACTGAACCAAATGCTCAGAAAACGCCAATAAAATATACCGGATGGATTCTTGTTAAGAACAGAGAATAA
- the tsf gene encoding translation elongation factor Ts, producing the protein MSYSPAAADVAKLRNQTGAGMMDCKKALVEAEGDFEKAVDILRKKGQKVAANRADRESSEGAVIARVNEDNTLGTIISLNCETDFVAKNEAFIELAYEIAEMAIFAATKEELLATDFHGMTVAEKLIEQTGVIGEKIEIGAFERITGPFLGAYIHAGNKIASITSLSAKVDGADEAAKAVSMQVAAMNPIALDETKVSQETIDKELEIERHKLTEEGKPANIIDNILKGKMQRFYKDNTLVHQDFIKDSSVSVADYVKSVNGDLTVTGFVRVSLS; encoded by the coding sequence ATGTCTTATTCACCAGCTGCTGCAGACGTAGCAAAATTAAGAAACCAAACAGGTGCAGGTATGATGGACTGCAAGAAAGCTTTAGTTGAAGCAGAAGGAGATTTCGAAAAAGCGGTAGATATCCTTAGAAAAAAAGGACAGAAAGTTGCTGCTAACAGAGCTGACAGAGAATCTTCTGAAGGCGCTGTAATCGCTAGAGTAAATGAAGATAATACTTTAGGTACGATCATCTCTCTAAACTGTGAGACTGACTTTGTTGCTAAAAACGAAGCGTTCATCGAGCTTGCTTACGAAATTGCTGAAATGGCTATTTTCGCTGCTACTAAAGAAGAATTGTTGGCTACAGATTTCCACGGGATGACTGTTGCTGAGAAATTGATCGAGCAAACAGGAGTTATCGGTGAGAAAATCGAGATCGGTGCATTCGAAAGAATTACAGGACCTTTCTTGGGAGCTTACATCCACGCTGGAAACAAAATCGCTTCTATTACTTCACTTTCTGCAAAAGTAGACGGTGCTGATGAAGCTGCGAAAGCTGTTTCTATGCAAGTTGCTGCAATGAACCCTATCGCTCTTGATGAGACTAAAGTTTCTCAGGAAACTATCGATAAAGAATTGGAAATCGAAAGACACAAACTTACTGAAGAAGGTAAGCCTGCAAACATTATCGACAATATCTTGAAAGGTAAAATGCAGAGATTCTACAAAGACAATACTTTGGTACACCAAGATTTCATCAAAGACAGTTCTGTTTCTGTTGCTGATTACGTAAAATCTGTAAACGGTGATCTTACAGTTACAGGATTTGTAAGAGTAAGCTTATCTTAA
- a CDS encoding T9SS type B sorting domain-containing protein: MKQFLLIFLFMMTGINVSAQRDTEHWIAPFYASSGVTQSLYLSTDSVTPFVVTVYSNNIALGTVTISKGNPQTYIVSAANISATSTSEGFAVINKGLYLNGEKPFYCTLRIVSSTTHAEILTSKGKAGIGKEFFVANTPSPFVSTGNNFTAGVLATEDNTTVTATWSNTITVSFYGATPTTNTHTFTLNKGQSFIFAGAGSPALNMQSFIGAKIVADKPITLTNGNVLGNFGAASSQGADIILDQSVPLERLGNTFAMVKSRSPNASDIEGGIVVATENNTQVFLNGAATPAATLNAGQWYRISGSDYILQGGTHRNMFISSSKNIYLYQLVSVDGSNATCGFNYIPPLNCFLPRKIDEIGKINEMPTGAGGASATPSGTKVKLNILTEVGATVLVNNVAPTAAEGPYPVTGNTNWVTYALESVSGNLTISSNKAVTAGINGGYSTSGYGGYFAGFSSIPLIAKQTGVCIPGLVLEVDDSYDTYQWFRNDVPIPGANSNSFTPVQSGNYTVRITVGSCPPATTPPYKVFTCLKESTAAKTVCEGYLNIVPAFTSSTQTFVPGTVQIITPPANGTAIINPTTGVIGYVPNFGFAGTDTIIYKFCGNAPEFIDCEQITLTLTIAESPTVNNATIRTCFLESNIATGEFDLTNASVTVQPGVTKKYYPSLTDANNQTNEILTPANYIAPNGVVYVRVSNANGCYRVAVITLIVLAPIKSTVLIDKEICIENKTTLDAGTGFDGYSWSTGATTQVITDVTVGTYWVDLRTGDCTTRQTLNVYPTKQPVISTIEITNNDITVIVVGGTAPYQYSIDNVKWQDSNVFTDLTRGDITVYVRDSFSCAPIEVTVTIPNIVNVITPNGDGVNDVLDYSSLANKPNLVLSIFDRYGVKIFEGNKDTGYKWDGTINKTKKVSTGNYWFSITWNENKNKTPMKFSGWILVKNRE; the protein is encoded by the coding sequence ATGAAACAATTTCTACTTATTTTTCTATTCATGATGACGGGCATCAATGTTTCTGCCCAAAGAGATACAGAGCATTGGATAGCTCCCTTCTATGCTTCTTCCGGTGTAACACAATCTCTTTATTTGTCAACAGATTCTGTTACTCCTTTCGTGGTAACTGTTTACAGCAACAATATTGCTTTAGGCACAGTAACGATCAGCAAAGGTAATCCGCAAACGTACATTGTATCTGCTGCTAATATTTCTGCAACAAGCACTTCTGAAGGTTTTGCGGTAATTAACAAAGGCTTATACCTTAATGGTGAAAAACCTTTTTACTGTACATTAAGAATCGTCAGCAGTACCACTCACGCCGAAATTTTAACCAGTAAAGGAAAGGCCGGGATCGGTAAAGAATTCTTTGTTGCCAACACACCGTCTCCCTTTGTAAGTACCGGAAACAACTTCACTGCGGGAGTTTTAGCTACAGAAGATAATACGACAGTTACAGCTACGTGGAGCAATACCATCACCGTATCTTTTTACGGAGCAACGCCTACTACAAATACACACACCTTTACGCTTAATAAAGGACAGTCGTTTATTTTTGCTGGAGCAGGAAGCCCTGCCTTAAATATGCAGAGCTTTATAGGAGCTAAAATCGTTGCCGACAAACCAATTACCCTTACCAACGGAAATGTACTTGGAAATTTTGGAGCTGCGAGCAGTCAGGGTGCAGATATTATTTTAGACCAGTCGGTTCCTTTAGAAAGGCTTGGAAATACTTTTGCGATGGTAAAAAGCCGATCTCCCAATGCTTCTGACATTGAAGGCGGAATCGTTGTAGCAACCGAAAACAACACACAGGTTTTCTTAAATGGTGCCGCTACCCCTGCAGCAACCCTCAATGCAGGACAATGGTACAGAATATCCGGAAGTGATTACATTTTACAAGGTGGAACTCATCGAAATATGTTTATCAGCAGTTCAAAAAACATCTACCTGTATCAATTGGTTTCTGTAGACGGAAGCAACGCTACTTGTGGTTTCAATTATATACCACCATTGAATTGTTTTTTACCTAGAAAAATCGATGAGATCGGAAAAATCAACGAAATGCCGACGGGAGCTGGAGGAGCCAGCGCAACACCTTCAGGAACTAAGGTGAAACTGAACATTCTTACAGAAGTTGGTGCAACAGTACTTGTAAATAATGTAGCTCCAACTGCTGCAGAAGGCCCATATCCTGTCACAGGAAATACGAACTGGGTGACTTATGCATTAGAAAGTGTAAGTGGTAATTTAACGATCAGCTCAAATAAAGCGGTCACTGCCGGGATTAACGGAGGATACAGCACTTCAGGATATGGAGGATATTTTGCAGGTTTCTCATCAATTCCGCTAATTGCAAAACAAACCGGAGTTTGTATTCCGGGGTTGGTTCTGGAAGTTGATGACAGTTATGACACGTATCAGTGGTTTAGAAATGACGTTCCTATTCCGGGAGCAAACAGCAACTCATTTACTCCCGTGCAGTCTGGAAATTATACGGTAAGAATCACAGTAGGATCTTGCCCGCCGGCAACAACTCCGCCTTATAAAGTATTTACTTGTCTAAAAGAATCTACAGCTGCAAAAACAGTGTGTGAAGGTTATTTAAATATTGTTCCGGCATTTACATCTTCTACTCAGACATTTGTTCCGGGTACAGTTCAGATTATTACACCGCCTGCCAACGGAACAGCCATTATCAATCCTACGACAGGAGTGATCGGCTACGTTCCGAATTTCGGATTTGCAGGTACAGATACAATTATTTATAAATTCTGCGGAAATGCTCCAGAATTTATAGACTGTGAGCAAATCACGCTTACGCTTACTATAGCCGAAAGCCCAACCGTAAATAATGCAACGATAAGAACATGTTTCTTAGAAAGCAATATTGCAACCGGAGAATTTGACCTTACTAACGCCAGTGTTACAGTACAGCCAGGTGTTACAAAAAAATATTACCCTTCATTGACAGATGCCAACAATCAAACCAATGAAATTCTTACCCCTGCAAATTATATTGCGCCAAATGGTGTCGTTTATGTAAGAGTAAGCAACGCAAACGGATGTTACAGAGTAGCAGTCATTACCTTAATCGTTCTCGCGCCGATAAAGTCTACTGTTTTAATTGATAAAGAAATCTGTATCGAAAACAAAACAACTTTAGATGCAGGAACCGGTTTTGATGGTTACAGCTGGAGTACCGGTGCAACTACACAAGTTATTACAGATGTGACGGTAGGTACATATTGGGTCGATCTGAGAACCGGAGACTGCACTACACGTCAGACATTGAACGTTTACCCTACAAAACAGCCTGTTATTTCTACGATCGAAATTACAAATAATGATATTACCGTAATTGTGGTTGGCGGTACAGCTCCTTATCAATATTCAATTGATAATGTAAAATGGCAAGATTCTAATGTCTTCACTGATCTTACAAGAGGGGATATTACCGTTTATGTGAGAGATAGTTTTAGCTGTGCGCCTATTGAAGTAACAGTTACGATTCCGAATATTGTGAATGTAATTACACCAAACGGTGACGGTGTAAATGATGTTTTAGATTATTCTTCGCTCGCCAATAAGCCTAATTTAGTTTTATCAATCTTTGACCGATACGGAGTTAAAATCTTTGAAGGTAACAAAGACACAGGATACAAATGGGATGGCACGATTAATAAAACCAAAAAAGTTTCTACCGGAAATTACTGGTTTAGCATCACATGGAACGAAAATAAAAACAAAACGCCAATGAAATTCTCTGGCTGGATTTTAGTGAAAAACAGGGAATAA
- a CDS encoding helix-turn-helix transcriptional regulator codes for MIVGEKIKKYRTEKGFTQLDMAVMLDVSENTYRKIENNASSPDIVTIDKIAKFLEKGFTDLLPDECINITNTDNKGGNNGYIINKLPEKLIEQYEERIKELKDQVQELKEEIKSFKNR; via the coding sequence ATGATAGTAGGAGAAAAAATAAAAAAATACCGAACAGAAAAAGGCTTCACCCAATTGGATATGGCAGTAATGCTTGATGTCTCCGAAAACACATACAGAAAGATAGAAAACAATGCCTCCTCTCCGGATATTGTCACCATCGATAAAATTGCAAAATTTTTGGAGAAGGGCTTTACAGATTTATTACCTGATGAATGTATTAATATTACGAATACTGACAATAAAGGAGGAAATAATGGCTACATCATCAATAAGCTTCCGGAAAAGCTGATTGAACAATACGAAGAACGCATCAAAGAATTAAAAGATCAAGTACAAGAATTGAAGGAAGAGATAAAATCTTTCAAGAATAGATAA